One part of the Marinobacter sp. M3C genome encodes these proteins:
- a CDS encoding amino acid ABC transporter ATP-binding protein, with amino-acid sequence MHKWYGTFHVLKGLNLDVKEGERIVICGPSGSGKSTFIRCINRLEEHQRGQIIVDDVELTDDVKQIDTVRKEVGMVFQHFNLFPHLTVLENCCLAPLWVRKVPKREAVATAMEYLDRVKIPEQANKYPGQLSGGQQQRVAIARALCMKPKIMLFDEPTSALDPEMIKEVLDVMVELAGSGMTMICVTHEMGFAKTVADRVIFMDQGEIVELAPPEEFFSNPKEVRTQQFLEQILHH; translated from the coding sequence ATGCATAAATGGTACGGCACCTTTCACGTACTCAAGGGCCTGAACCTTGACGTAAAGGAAGGTGAACGGATCGTTATTTGCGGACCTTCCGGTTCGGGCAAATCGACATTTATTCGGTGCATCAACCGGCTGGAAGAACACCAGCGTGGCCAGATTATTGTAGACGATGTTGAGCTCACCGACGACGTGAAGCAGATCGACACCGTGCGCAAGGAAGTCGGTATGGTATTCCAGCACTTCAACCTATTTCCGCATCTGACCGTCTTGGAGAACTGTTGTTTGGCGCCACTGTGGGTGCGTAAGGTACCCAAGCGAGAAGCCGTCGCCACCGCCATGGAATATCTGGATCGAGTGAAGATTCCAGAGCAGGCGAACAAATACCCGGGTCAGCTTTCCGGCGGCCAACAACAGCGGGTTGCCATCGCCCGCGCACTGTGCATGAAACCAAAAATCATGCTGTTTGACGAGCCCACCTCAGCGCTGGACCCGGAGATGATTAAAGAGGTGCTGGATGTAATGGTTGAACTTGCTGGCAGTGGCATGACCATGATCTGCGTCACCCACGAAATGGGTTTTGCTAAAACTGTAGCAGACCGCGTGATCTTCATGGACCAGGGCGAGATTGTGGAGTTGGCGCCGCCGGAGGAGTTCTTCTCGAACCCCAAGGAAGTACGCACCCAGCAGTTCCTCGAGCAGATTTTACATCACTGA
- a CDS encoding amino acid ABC transporter permease — MSLPSELPPRQDIGVIGWVRKNLFSTWYNIVLTLVAAYLVITSVGPLLNWVILEATFTGESAADCSGEGACWLFIGQRLNFFIYGFYPDALQWRVDIMFGLLAVAFVPQFIERFPCRKWFGIFGLTGLPLIGYILIPGGWFGLEEVQSSRWGGLMLTLILAYVGILAALPIGIVLALGRRSDMPIIRGMCVVFIEVWRAVPLITVLFMASVMLPLFLPDGVNFEKLMRALIGITLWQSAYMAEVVRGGLQAIPKGQYEAASALGLGYWRKTGLVVLPQALTLVIPGIVNTFISLFKDTTLVLIIGLFDILGAVQSTITDPAWRNVTTEGYVFVAFCFWIFCFGMSRYSQNLERKLDTGHKS; from the coding sequence ATGAGTCTTCCATCGGAATTACCGCCCCGGCAGGACATCGGTGTTATCGGCTGGGTGCGTAAAAACCTGTTCTCAACCTGGTACAACATCGTGCTGACACTGGTAGCCGCCTATTTGGTGATTACGAGTGTGGGGCCGCTGCTGAACTGGGTGATTCTTGAAGCGACATTTACCGGTGAAAGTGCCGCTGACTGCAGTGGTGAAGGCGCTTGCTGGCTGTTTATCGGTCAGCGGTTGAACTTCTTTATCTACGGATTTTATCCCGATGCCCTGCAATGGCGCGTTGACATCATGTTCGGGCTGCTCGCGGTAGCCTTCGTCCCTCAGTTCATCGAGCGCTTCCCTTGCCGTAAGTGGTTTGGCATTTTCGGGCTGACTGGCCTGCCGCTAATCGGGTACATCCTGATCCCCGGTGGTTGGTTTGGACTGGAAGAAGTTCAGAGCAGCCGATGGGGCGGCCTGATGCTGACGTTAATCCTTGCCTATGTAGGCATTCTGGCCGCTTTGCCAATAGGTATCGTACTGGCACTTGGGCGTCGCTCAGACATGCCGATCATTCGTGGTATGTGCGTCGTTTTCATTGAAGTCTGGCGCGCCGTGCCTTTGATTACCGTGTTGTTCATGGCTTCTGTGATGCTGCCTTTATTCCTGCCGGACGGAGTCAACTTCGAAAAGCTGATGCGGGCACTGATCGGTATTACACTCTGGCAATCGGCCTATATGGCAGAGGTGGTAAGAGGCGGCCTGCAGGCGATCCCGAAAGGCCAATATGAAGCGGCAAGCGCCCTTGGACTAGGCTACTGGCGCAAGACTGGGCTAGTAGTCTTGCCGCAGGCACTGACACTGGTCATTCCCGGTATCGTCAACACTTTCATTTCTCTGTTCAAAGACACTACGCTGGTCCTCATCATTGGTCTGTTCGATATTCTGGGGGCGGTACAGTCGACCATCACTGACCCGGCCTGGCGTAACGTCACCACGGAAGGCTATGTTTTTGTGGCCTTCTGTTTCTGGATTTTCTGTTTCGGCATGTCCCGGTACAGCCAGAACCTTGAACGAAAACTCGACACTGGTCATAAATCTTGA
- a CDS encoding amino acid ABC transporter permease has translation MTKSNKTVTRSARPKPWNDPKVRMVVFQAIAMVVVFWLGWTLFHNTLNNMESRGISTGFGFLDQTSGFGIIMSLIPYDSTMTYGRTFFVGLLNTLLVSAMGVVAATIIGFSVGVARLSSNWLVAKLALIYIETIRNIPLLLQIFFWYFAVLQSLPSPRQSIDVADMFFLSNRGLYFPTASAEPGFGWVMAALIMGVAAAVFVHRWAKKRQLRTGQLFPALRIGAGLILALPLLVFVLVGRPLIWEMPALTGFNFTGGASILPELAALWIALSLYTASFIAEIVRSGILAVDRGQTEAASALGLKSSFTLRLVVIPQAMRVIIPPLTSQYLNLVKNSSLATAIAYPDLVAVFMGTTLNQTGQAVEVVAITMAVYLTISLIISGLMNIYNRAVALQER, from the coding sequence ATGACCAAATCTAACAAGACTGTTACCCGTAGCGCACGTCCAAAACCTTGGAATGACCCCAAGGTACGGATGGTTGTATTCCAGGCCATCGCGATGGTCGTTGTTTTCTGGCTTGGCTGGACACTGTTCCACAACACTCTGAACAATATGGAAAGCCGTGGTATTAGCACAGGTTTCGGCTTTCTGGACCAGACTTCCGGCTTTGGCATTATCATGAGCCTGATTCCCTACGATTCCACCATGACCTACGGTCGCACCTTTTTTGTGGGTCTGCTAAATACCTTGCTTGTTTCAGCCATGGGTGTTGTGGCGGCGACGATCATCGGTTTTTCCGTCGGTGTAGCACGCCTCTCCAGCAACTGGCTGGTTGCCAAACTGGCGCTAATTTACATTGAAACCATTCGTAATATTCCGCTGCTACTGCAAATTTTCTTCTGGTATTTTGCGGTACTGCAAAGCCTTCCCAGCCCACGTCAAAGCATTGACGTCGCGGATATGTTTTTTCTCAGTAATCGTGGCCTTTACTTCCCGACTGCGAGTGCGGAACCCGGATTCGGCTGGGTAATGGCAGCGTTGATTATGGGCGTCGCCGCGGCGGTTTTCGTACACCGCTGGGCTAAGAAACGCCAACTCCGCACTGGCCAGTTGTTTCCCGCCCTACGGATCGGGGCGGGGCTAATTCTGGCTCTGCCGCTTCTGGTGTTTGTGCTGGTCGGTAGGCCGCTGATTTGGGAAATGCCAGCACTGACCGGTTTTAACTTTACCGGTGGGGCCTCAATCCTGCCGGAGCTTGCAGCACTCTGGATTGCCCTGTCGCTCTACACTGCAAGCTTCATCGCGGAAATCGTTCGGTCCGGCATTCTGGCGGTAGACCGTGGCCAGACCGAAGCTGCCAGTGCGCTTGGTCTGAAGTCCAGTTTCACCTTGCGGCTGGTCGTTATTCCACAGGCCATGCGGGTCATCATTCCGCCTTTGACCAGCCAATACCTGAACCTTGTAAAAAACTCTTCGCTGGCAACGGCGATCGCGTATCCCGACCTGGTTGCGGTATTTATGGGCACTACCCTTAACCAGACCGGACAAGCGGTTGAAGTAGTAGCCATCACCATGGCTGTATATCTCACGATCAGCCTGATCATTTCCGGTCTCATGAACATCTATAACCGCGCCGTAGCGCTGCAGGAGCGATGA
- a CDS encoding amino acid ABC transporter substrate-binding protein — protein MKKQLLLVAIATTLGGTLMAGSLQAATLDDVKSRGYVKCGVTSGLPGFSQPDKNGDWTGIDVDTCRAVAAAVLGSGEKARFTPLTAKERFTALQSGEIDVLSRNATWTLTRDASLGVNFTGTNYYDGQGFLVNKALGVDNAEQLDGATVCIQAGTTTELNLADYFRTKGMKFNPLVFDTSEQTVSGFAAGRCDVLTSDRAQLAALRSKLEDPSSAVILPNIISKEPLGPSVRQGDDQWFNIVKWALFVQINAEELGVTQANVLEMKSSTNPEIQRLLGTTGDMGEKLGVPADFGFRIIESVGNYGEMYDRNVGPDTPLGLDRGLNALWNNGGIMYAPPIR, from the coding sequence ATGAAAAAACAACTCTTACTGGTCGCCATTGCGACAACCCTCGGTGGCACCCTGATGGCAGGAAGTCTGCAGGCCGCAACTCTGGATGACGTTAAATCAAGGGGTTACGTGAAATGTGGTGTTACCTCCGGCTTACCGGGGTTTTCTCAACCTGATAAGAATGGTGACTGGACCGGTATCGACGTGGATACCTGCCGCGCTGTAGCAGCCGCAGTTCTTGGTAGCGGGGAAAAGGCCCGATTCACACCGTTAACGGCGAAAGAGCGCTTTACCGCGTTACAGTCCGGTGAAATCGATGTTCTTTCTCGTAACGCCACTTGGACTCTGACCCGCGATGCTTCCCTGGGCGTCAACTTCACGGGCACTAATTATTACGATGGCCAAGGCTTCTTGGTCAACAAAGCGCTAGGCGTGGACAATGCAGAGCAATTAGACGGCGCAACCGTGTGTATCCAGGCTGGCACGACTACCGAACTGAACCTGGCAGACTATTTCCGTACCAAGGGCATGAAGTTCAATCCTCTGGTATTTGATACTTCCGAACAGACTGTCAGTGGTTTTGCCGCTGGTCGTTGTGATGTGCTGACCTCTGACCGCGCACAACTGGCCGCCCTGCGCAGTAAACTGGAAGATCCCAGCAGCGCTGTCATCCTGCCAAATATAATTTCTAAGGAACCCCTGGGACCTTCGGTTCGTCAGGGTGATGACCAGTGGTTTAACATTGTGAAGTGGGCGCTGTTTGTGCAGATCAACGCCGAAGAACTCGGCGTTACCCAGGCCAATGTTCTAGAAATGAAATCTTCCACAAACCCCGAGATCCAGCGTTTGCTCGGCACCACTGGCGACATGGGCGAAAAACTCGGTGTACCTGCTGATTTTGGCTTTCGTATTATTGAGAGCGTTGGTAACTATGGAGAAATGTACGACCGTAACGTAGGACCGGACACCCCGCTTGGGCTTGACCGTGGCCTAAACGCGTTGTGGAATAATGGCGGTATTATGTACGCGCCGCCGATACGTTAA
- a CDS encoding BolA/IbaG family iron-sulfur metabolism protein codes for MLTANDLRDYIMNGLTCDHVEVQGDDGQHFEAVIVSQQFAGKNKIQQHQLVYLALGDRMRSEIHALAMRTFTPQTWAQPATK; via the coding sequence GTGCTGACAGCGAATGATCTAAGAGACTACATCATGAATGGGCTGACCTGCGATCATGTGGAAGTGCAGGGCGATGACGGCCAGCACTTCGAAGCGGTCATCGTGAGCCAGCAATTTGCCGGCAAAAATAAGATACAGCAGCATCAACTGGTTTATCTGGCACTCGGAGATCGGATGCGCTCGGAGATTCACGCGCTGGCCATGCGCACTTTTACTCCCCAAACCTGGGCGCAACCAGCCACCAAATAA
- the grxD gene encoding Grx4 family monothiol glutaredoxin, with the protein MNVQEKILSQITTDTVVLYMKGKPQSPLCGFSNTTVQVLNACGVQDFAAVDVLADPEIRDGIKVYSNWPTIPQLYIKGEFVGGADIVREMYEQGELQKLLQSALD; encoded by the coding sequence ATGAACGTACAGGAAAAAATTCTCAGTCAAATCACAACTGATACCGTTGTGCTCTACATGAAGGGCAAACCCCAGTCTCCGCTGTGTGGTTTTTCTAATACGACTGTGCAGGTATTGAATGCCTGCGGCGTGCAGGATTTTGCTGCTGTAGATGTGCTGGCCGATCCGGAAATCCGCGATGGCATTAAGGTGTACAGCAACTGGCCGACCATTCCTCAGCTCTACATCAAGGGCGAGTTTGTCGGTGGTGCCGATATTGTGCGTGAAATGTATGAGCAAGGTGAACTGCAGAAATTGCTCCAATCAGCGCTGGATTGA
- a CDS encoding P-loop NTPase yields MQTTDRNHPHTPGTSSASAGNSDKLPGIRHIIAVGSGKGGVGKSTVSVNLALALQQLGARVGIVDADILGPSIPGMLGIATGEKPTTTQSGKMIPAEGHGLKVVSMAMLTEDDQPAVLRGPMVGKYLKMFVDGVQWGSLDYLILDLPPGTGDVQLTLAQSMPLSGVVIVTTPQAVSLKIARRGLRMFEKVQVKILGLVENMRTFTCPHCGENTDIFRHGGGEQMSEELGVPFLGALPLDADVVTSGDEGRPIVAQQPASVSAKVYATIATALVEQLNGSVTVLKPFVWTWDSNEGAPDWTEDAARPAGSQNTPIGLLRRDPRTLSILWEDGHRDDFDVRDLRLACHCALCVEEMSGRKLLDPKTIRHDVAPRQIVSIGNYAIKFDWNDGHNSGIYTFNNLRILGSRAAASDIENV; encoded by the coding sequence ATGCAGACCACTGACCGTAATCACCCCCACACGCCTGGCACGTCATCCGCGTCAGCTGGTAACTCGGATAAACTGCCGGGGATACGTCATATCATCGCCGTCGGAAGTGGCAAGGGCGGCGTCGGAAAATCCACGGTGAGTGTGAATTTAGCGCTGGCACTGCAGCAGCTTGGGGCGCGCGTCGGAATCGTAGACGCCGACATTCTTGGCCCTAGTATTCCCGGTATGCTCGGCATCGCAACCGGTGAGAAGCCAACGACGACCCAGAGTGGCAAGATGATCCCTGCGGAGGGGCATGGCCTGAAGGTAGTGTCGATGGCCATGCTCACCGAAGACGACCAACCGGCTGTTTTACGCGGACCGATGGTGGGGAAATACCTGAAAATGTTCGTCGACGGCGTGCAATGGGGATCGCTGGACTACCTGATTCTTGACCTTCCACCCGGCACCGGCGACGTCCAGTTGACGCTGGCACAGAGTATGCCGCTGTCGGGTGTGGTGATCGTAACAACACCTCAGGCCGTTAGCCTCAAGATCGCCCGCCGAGGCTTGCGGATGTTCGAGAAGGTGCAGGTCAAGATTCTTGGGCTCGTCGAAAACATGCGCACCTTTACCTGTCCTCACTGCGGGGAGAATACGGATATTTTCCGTCACGGCGGTGGCGAGCAGATGAGCGAAGAGCTTGGCGTCCCGTTTCTGGGTGCCTTACCTCTCGATGCCGATGTCGTTACCAGCGGTGATGAGGGTCGCCCGATAGTGGCACAGCAACCAGCGTCGGTCAGCGCCAAGGTGTATGCCACCATCGCCACGGCGCTTGTGGAGCAGCTCAACGGGTCGGTCACGGTGCTGAAGCCGTTTGTCTGGACGTGGGACAGCAACGAGGGCGCCCCTGACTGGACGGAAGATGCGGCACGGCCTGCTGGATCGCAGAACACCCCGATCGGTTTACTGCGTCGCGATCCGCGCACGTTATCCATCCTCTGGGAGGATGGTCATCGCGACGACTTTGACGTCCGCGATCTGCGCCTGGCCTGCCATTGCGCCCTTTGTGTCGAGGAAATGAGCGGGCGCAAGCTACTCGATCCTAAGACAATACGCCATGATGTGGCGCCGCGACAGATCGTGAGCATAGGTAACTATGCAATCAAGTTTGATTGGAACGACGGCCATAACAGCGGAATATATACGTTTAATAATCTGCGTATCTTGGGTTCGCGCGCCGCAGCAAGCGATATTGAAAATGTCTGA
- a CDS encoding NifU family protein, which produces MSDFRPADQPVSIRAESSLADPDTCKFIVSRSLHPGGPFFFGNKERAVGSPLGEQLFALSGVANLLIADNVVTVCKEPAASWSGLKADIGMAIRTQLRTGVPAILEMSVHNGVQGRSDAELTAAVQELLDKEVNRSIANHGGKISIVGVLQGTLSITMSGGCQGCASSQVTLRQGFEVMLKRVAPEIEDVIDVTDHAAGKQPFYPRHKEPL; this is translated from the coding sequence ATGTCTGATTTCCGGCCTGCGGATCAGCCGGTCAGTATTCGCGCGGAGTCTTCGCTCGCCGACCCCGACACGTGTAAGTTCATCGTGAGCCGTAGCTTGCACCCCGGCGGTCCTTTCTTTTTCGGCAACAAAGAACGAGCCGTTGGTTCACCGCTCGGCGAGCAACTGTTCGCACTCTCTGGCGTGGCCAATCTGCTCATTGCCGATAACGTGGTGACCGTGTGCAAAGAGCCGGCCGCCTCGTGGTCAGGGCTGAAAGCGGATATCGGAATGGCCATCCGTACGCAGCTGCGGACTGGCGTGCCGGCGATTCTGGAAATGTCTGTTCATAACGGTGTGCAAGGAAGGTCCGATGCAGAGCTTACTGCGGCTGTTCAGGAGCTTCTGGACAAAGAGGTCAATCGTTCAATCGCTAACCACGGCGGGAAGATTTCTATTGTCGGGGTCCTGCAAGGGACGCTTTCCATCACCATGAGCGGCGGCTGCCAGGGATGCGCTTCTTCTCAGGTAACCCTGAGGCAAGGATTCGAAGTCATGCTCAAAAGAGTTGCCCCGGAAATTGAAGATGTTATCGATGTAACTGACCACGCAGCGGGAAAGCAGCCTTTCTACCCGCGCCATAAGGAACCCTTGTGA
- a CDS encoding protein adenylyltransferase SelO family protein, which translates to MIKRPPQKTAPIVSTLDDLATLANYSLMDSLNCDPDAKVNGRDHAPRQVFTGHYVPVNPTPIENPEYVAHSKNLFRELGFADRMAQSADFIRVFSGDLENVPEPMRQIGWACGYALSIYGTEYTQQCPFQTGNGYGDGRAISVLEAVINGHRWEMQLKGGGRTPYCRGADGRAVLRSSVREFLAQEHMHALGVPTSRSLSLYVSKTEKVKRPWYSEGSRSRDPDTLVSEPVAISTRVAPSFIRVGQLELFGRRARKKEHPQAMEELEKIVLHLIDREYGDVIDQNLATSEKVVLLAREFRGRLTSLVANWIRVGYCQGNFNSDNCAAGGFTLDYGPFGFCDVFDPQYQPWTGGGHHFSFLNQPLASERNFHTFCSALRPLLTAHQDCLLELDEIQSDFPKAMQTQMKKMWAAKLGLATFHQALFSELATLMVQTPVDYTLFFRQLSAVPDDIGPLKKSFYNSSAYESDPAGMDQPWSEWLKKWKTLAGIVSTTDATAAAPRAREELSQQMKLVNPKYSLREWFVVPAYQQAAAGDYSLVRELQEVMTQPYAEQSQDVEEKYYRLKPLELFEVGGSSYYSCSS; encoded by the coding sequence GTGATAAAGCGACCGCCCCAGAAAACCGCCCCTATTGTCTCGACTCTCGACGATCTTGCAACCTTGGCAAACTATTCGCTCATGGACTCACTCAACTGTGACCCTGACGCGAAAGTAAATGGACGCGACCACGCCCCACGACAAGTCTTCACGGGCCACTATGTTCCCGTCAATCCCACGCCAATTGAAAACCCGGAGTACGTCGCGCACAGCAAAAACCTGTTTCGCGAACTGGGCTTCGCCGACAGAATGGCGCAGTCGGCCGACTTCATCCGCGTGTTCTCTGGCGACCTTGAGAACGTTCCGGAGCCGATGCGCCAGATCGGTTGGGCGTGTGGCTACGCACTTTCCATCTACGGCACCGAATACACCCAACAGTGCCCGTTCCAAACCGGCAACGGATACGGCGACGGTCGCGCCATTTCAGTGCTTGAGGCCGTCATCAACGGTCACCGCTGGGAGATGCAGTTGAAAGGTGGCGGCCGGACACCATACTGCCGCGGTGCGGACGGTCGGGCGGTCCTGCGGTCGAGTGTGCGGGAATTTCTGGCGCAGGAGCACATGCACGCGCTTGGGGTGCCAACGTCACGGTCGCTGAGTTTGTACGTGTCAAAAACAGAGAAGGTCAAGCGGCCGTGGTACTCGGAGGGCTCACGCTCGAGAGATCCAGACACGCTTGTATCGGAGCCAGTCGCCATCTCGACGCGCGTCGCACCTTCGTTCATTAGGGTTGGTCAACTGGAGCTCTTCGGCCGCCGTGCTCGGAAGAAAGAACACCCGCAAGCGATGGAAGAGCTTGAGAAAATTGTGTTGCACCTGATCGACCGTGAGTACGGTGACGTCATCGATCAGAACCTGGCAACCAGCGAAAAAGTGGTGTTGCTTGCGCGGGAGTTCCGCGGCCGACTCACATCGCTTGTAGCGAACTGGATTCGTGTCGGCTACTGCCAGGGAAACTTCAACAGTGACAACTGTGCGGCCGGCGGTTTCACCCTCGACTACGGCCCCTTCGGATTCTGCGATGTATTTGATCCGCAGTACCAGCCATGGACGGGTGGGGGACATCACTTCTCGTTTCTGAACCAACCACTGGCGTCAGAACGCAATTTTCACACGTTTTGTTCGGCGTTGCGCCCGTTGCTGACGGCGCATCAGGACTGTCTGCTTGAACTCGACGAGATCCAAAGCGATTTCCCGAAAGCGATGCAAACGCAGATGAAGAAGATGTGGGCGGCCAAACTTGGGCTCGCCACTTTTCACCAGGCCTTGTTCAGTGAACTCGCAACGTTGATGGTGCAAACGCCTGTTGATTACACCCTGTTCTTCCGCCAGCTCTCGGCGGTGCCCGACGACATTGGTCCGCTCAAAAAAAGCTTCTACAACAGCTCAGCGTATGAATCAGACCCCGCGGGCATGGACCAACCCTGGTCAGAGTGGCTCAAAAAATGGAAAACGCTTGCCGGCATTGTCAGCACAACCGATGCAACTGCAGCTGCGCCGCGCGCTCGTGAGGAGCTCTCTCAACAGATGAAACTCGTCAACCCGAAATACAGTTTGCGGGAGTGGTTCGTTGTGCCTGCGTATCAGCAAGCAGCTGCGGGGGATTACTCGCTAGTTCGAGAACTGCAGGAAGTCATGACACAGCCATACGCTGAGCAATCGCAAGACGTAGAGGAAAAATACTATCGGCTGAAGCCGCTGGAGCTCTTCGAAGTTGGCGGGTCGTCATACTACAGCTGCTCGTCATGA
- a CDS encoding tetratricopeptide repeat protein, with the protein MADQLNEKKAFLTWEESVVALQTDAGQGSARAQRLLAMRYLRGRGVPKDETIAFYWMQLAAQQNFALAHRSLGELYENGSGIALDMTLAGHWYRLAAEQGDPIAKKHLQRLAQPNT; encoded by the coding sequence ATGGCTGATCAACTTAACGAAAAAAAAGCGTTTTTGACATGGGAAGAATCGGTGGTGGCCTTACAAACCGATGCTGGACAGGGCTCCGCCCGTGCGCAACGTTTATTGGCGATGCGATACTTGCGCGGCCGTGGAGTGCCTAAAGATGAGACCATCGCTTTTTATTGGATGCAGCTCGCCGCACAACAAAATTTTGCCTTGGCACACCGCAGTCTGGGCGAGCTTTACGAAAATGGCTCAGGTATCGCGCTGGATATGACCCTGGCGGGCCATTGGTATCGTCTTGCAGCAGAGCAGGGCGATCCCATCGCTAAAAAACATTTGCAACGTTTAGCACAGCCAAACACGTGA
- the erpA gene encoding iron-sulfur cluster insertion protein ErpA, with translation MSIVQEHTITPLFLSESAVSKVRELVEEEGNENLKLRVFVTGGGCSGFQYGFSFDKVQDDEDAVIQKDGMSLLVDPMSYQYLVGAMVDYQEGLQGAQFVVQNPNASSTCGCGSSFTI, from the coding sequence TTGAGCATAGTCCAGGAACACACCATAACCCCGCTGTTTCTCAGTGAAAGTGCGGTGTCCAAAGTACGTGAATTGGTCGAAGAAGAAGGCAACGAGAACCTGAAGCTTCGGGTGTTCGTAACCGGCGGCGGCTGCTCTGGATTTCAGTACGGCTTCTCGTTCGATAAGGTGCAAGATGATGAAGACGCGGTGATTCAAAAAGACGGCATGAGTCTTCTGGTCGACCCCATGAGCTATCAGTATCTTGTAGGCGCAATGGTCGATTATCAGGAGGGGCTACAGGGAGCACAGTTTGTCGTGCAGAACCCGAACGCCAGCTCAACCTGTGGTTGCGGCAGTTCGTTCACTATCTAG
- the idi gene encoding isopentenyl-diphosphate Delta-isomerase — MREKVSFDDEPLILVDEDDNEVGYRSKSDCHEGHGTLHRAFSIFLFDKQGRVLLQQRAAGKPLWPLYWSNSCCSHPRRGETMDQALHRRLREELGLEASLTFVYKFIYQADFGDRGAEHELCHVYIGSSGGEARVHPAEITDWRWVPIEEVTRELEDAPSGYTPWFKMEWKALMDRGRNHIDTR; from the coding sequence ATGCGCGAAAAAGTATCGTTCGATGACGAGCCCCTTATACTCGTTGATGAAGATGACAACGAAGTAGGCTATCGCTCAAAAAGCGACTGCCACGAAGGCCATGGAACCCTGCACCGGGCGTTCTCAATTTTCCTGTTCGACAAACAGGGCCGGGTGTTGCTGCAGCAGCGTGCGGCGGGCAAACCGCTCTGGCCCCTTTACTGGTCCAACAGCTGCTGTTCGCATCCCCGACGTGGTGAGACAATGGACCAGGCGCTTCACCGCCGTCTACGGGAAGAACTGGGGCTGGAAGCGTCGCTGACATTCGTTTACAAGTTCATCTACCAAGCCGATTTCGGTGATCGCGGTGCTGAGCACGAATTGTGCCACGTATACATCGGCTCATCGGGTGGCGAAGCCCGGGTGCACCCGGCCGAAATTACCGACTGGCGCTGGGTGCCCATCGAAGAAGTGACTCGCGAGCTCGAAGACGCGCCATCCGGGTACACACCCTGGTTCAAGATGGAATGGAAGGCACTGATGGACCGGGGGCGCAACCATATCGACACTAGATAG